The Bubalus bubalis isolate 160015118507 breed Murrah chromosome 16, NDDB_SH_1, whole genome shotgun sequence genome window below encodes:
- the LOC123464983 gene encoding olfactory receptor 51F1-like — protein sequence MLPVQENMEILGNSTSKFPTFLLTGIPGLEFAHAWISIPFCCLYATALSGNSMILFAIITQQSLHEPMHYFLSMLSAADLGLTVSTMSTTLGILWLDANEISLDMCIIQMFFLHGFTCTESGVLVAMAFDRCVAICDPLRYISILTNCRIIQMGLLMVIRTVVLVVPLLLLLKPLNFCGRNVLSHSYCYHPDVIKLACSDTRANSICGLIDLILTTGVDTPCIVLSYILIIHSVLRISSPQERHKVFSTCVSHLGAVSIFYIPMISLSLVHRYGRSAPKVVHSMMANMYLLFPPVLNPIIYSVKTKQIRKAILSLLMK from the coding sequence ATGCTACCAGTCCAGGAAAACATGGAAATCTTAGGTAACTCAACATCTAAATTTCCAACTTTCTTGTTGACTGGAATTCCTGGCCTAGAGTTTGCCCATGCTTGGATCTCCATTCCCTTCTGCTGTCTTTATGCCACTGCCCTTTCTGGGAACAGCATGATCCTGTTTGCCATCATCACCCAGCAGAGTCTCCACGAGCCCATGCACTATTTCCTCTCCATGCTGTCAGCTGCTGACTTGGGTTTGACTGTTTCTACAATGTCAACCACATTAGGCATCCTCTGGTTGGATGCAAATGAAATCAGTCTAGATATGTGCATTATCCAGATGTTTTTTCTTCATGGGTTTACCTGCACAGAATCTGGGGTGCTGGTGGCTATGGCCTTTGACCGCTGTGTGGCCATCTGTGATCCTCTGAGGTACATTAGCATTCTCACTAATTGTAGAATCATTCAGATGGGTCTCTTGATGGTTATACGCACTGTAGTATTAGTTGTACCACTACTTTTGCTTCTTAAGCCCCTCAATTTTTGTGGCAGGAATGTGCTTTCCCACTCCTACTGCTATCAtccagatgtgattaaattagcATGTTCAGATACTCGGGCCAATAGCATCTGTGGATTAATTGATCTCATCCTGACCACAGGAGTAGATACACCATGCATTGTCCTGTCTTATATCTTGATCATTCACTCTGTTCTCAGAATTTCCTCCCCTCAAGAACGACACAAAGTTTTTAGCACCTGTGTCTCCCACCTTGGAGCAGTGTCTATTTTCTACATCCCCATGATTAGCTTGTCATTGGTGCATCGCTATGGGCGATCAGCCCCCAAAGTGGTCCATTCAATGATGGCCAATATGtacctgctttttcctcctgtgctCAACCCCATCATCTACAGTGTAAAAACAAAGCAGATTCGCAAGGCTATACTCAGTCTTCTTATGAAATAG